In Reichenbachiella agarivorans, one genomic interval encodes:
- a CDS encoding DUF952 domain-containing protein: protein MSDQEEMTKQEAAVLQCYMNKEGDNSNKIILYSGMMQIVHKGKSTVIDFDKIKLIQVQTKKLIVALVGGGIGTSLSMMALPLGWYNYNLNLFSIFFFFGLMYWGFIGQKALVVEEKNHQHVFLLGQVNFVVSRLISHLYQRMNTQRSVLAQPIFHLTTAELWNSQLSEFNYTHSSLETEGFIHCSVMEELMISYQRYFDAGVDMVLLVIHPDRLDQRLEWEYVESRQARFPHVMGPINKSSIVSALLFHGEEKLQNLLS, encoded by the coding sequence ATGAGTGACCAAGAAGAGATGACCAAACAAGAAGCCGCTGTGTTGCAATGCTATATGAATAAAGAAGGGGATAATTCGAACAAAATCATCCTGTATTCTGGCATGATGCAGATCGTCCACAAGGGAAAAAGTACGGTCATTGATTTTGATAAAATCAAGTTAATTCAGGTGCAGACCAAAAAACTGATCGTTGCATTGGTAGGAGGAGGGATCGGGACTTCTCTTTCGATGATGGCGCTACCACTGGGTTGGTACAATTACAACCTCAACCTGTTTAGCATCTTTTTCTTCTTTGGATTGATGTATTGGGGATTTATCGGGCAAAAGGCTTTGGTGGTTGAAGAGAAGAACCATCAGCATGTGTTTTTGCTTGGTCAGGTCAATTTCGTGGTATCAAGACTGATCAGTCATCTGTACCAGCGGATGAATACCCAGAGGTCTGTCTTGGCGCAACCGATTTTTCATTTGACCACTGCTGAGCTTTGGAATAGTCAATTGTCGGAGTTCAATTATACCCATTCTTCATTAGAGACCGAGGGATTTATCCATTGCTCAGTGATGGAGGAATTGATGATTTCGTATCAGCGCTACTTCGATGCGGGAGTGGACATGGTGTTGTTGGTGATACATCCCGATCGATTGGATCAGCGGCTAGAGTGGGAGTATGTTGAGTCCAGACAAGCTCGTTTTCCACATGTCATGGGGCCGATCAATAAATCCAGCATAGTGTCTGCTTTATTGTTTCATGGAGAGGAAAAACTACAAAACCTGTTGAGTTGA
- a CDS encoding polyprenyl synthetase family protein, with translation MALKIKDIQAPVSLEMAEFEKRFRSSMKSNVMLLDKIMSYIVKRKGKQMRPMFVFLCAATVGKIEDSTYRGASLIELLHTATLVHDDVVDESTYRRGFFSVNALWKNKIAVLVGDFLLSRGMLLSIDNGDFDLLKIVSEAIREMSEGEILQMEKAKKLDITEEVYYEVIRQKTASLITACCKVGVASAGADPVTIQSFGEFGEKVGMAFQIKDDLFDYGTQEIGKPLGIDIREKKMTLPLIHALNQSSRSEKKHIINIIKKHNENTKKVNEVIKFVVDKGGLDYAQGVMNRYHTEAIDILRTFPDSEARQSLEQLVQFTIERSK, from the coding sequence ATGGCATTGAAGATAAAGGATATACAAGCACCCGTTTCTCTGGAAATGGCAGAATTCGAGAAACGATTCAGGTCATCCATGAAAAGTAATGTGATGCTGCTCGACAAAATCATGTCGTACATCGTCAAACGAAAGGGCAAACAGATGCGACCTATGTTCGTCTTCTTATGTGCTGCCACCGTCGGGAAAATCGAAGACTCTACCTACCGTGGTGCCTCCCTGATCGAACTCCTCCACACCGCCACCCTAGTCCACGATGATGTGGTAGATGAATCCACCTACAGGCGAGGTTTCTTCTCCGTCAATGCACTCTGGAAAAACAAAATTGCTGTCTTGGTCGGTGACTTTCTACTGTCTAGAGGCATGCTCCTGTCCATCGACAATGGTGATTTCGATCTGCTCAAAATCGTATCAGAAGCCATCCGCGAGATGAGCGAAGGAGAGATTCTCCAGATGGAGAAAGCCAAAAAACTGGACATCACAGAAGAAGTCTACTACGAAGTGATCCGACAAAAAACAGCCAGCTTGATCACTGCCTGTTGCAAAGTAGGTGTCGCTTCGGCAGGAGCTGATCCTGTCACCATCCAATCCTTTGGTGAGTTTGGTGAGAAAGTCGGAATGGCCTTCCAGATCAAGGACGATCTCTTCGACTATGGCACCCAAGAAATTGGCAAGCCTCTGGGTATTGACATTCGCGAAAAGAAGATGACCTTGCCACTGATTCATGCGCTCAATCAATCGTCTAGGAGTGAAAAGAAGCACATCATCAACATCATCAAAAAGCACAACGAGAATACCAAAAAAGTCAATGAGGTAATCAAATTTGTAGTGGACAAAGGTGGGCTGGACTATGCCCAAGGCGTGATGAATCGCTACCATACAGAAGCCATCGACATCCTCCGTACCTTCCCAGACTCAGAGGCACGCCAGTCGCTGGAGCAGCTCGTACAGTTCACGATAGAGAGGTCGAAATAA
- a CDS encoding RecQ family ATP-dependent DNA helicase codes for MATPHDILKQYWGYEDFRPMQLDIIESVLAGKDTLALLPTGGGKSICFQVPALMLEGVCLVISPLVALMNDQVYQLKKRGIKAAALYSGLPNREIDVLLDNCVQGQVKFLYVAPERLTSDLFVARVKQMNVSLLAVDEAHCISQWGYDFRPSYADIAQVYDILPAVKKIALTATATKDVKQDICEKLSFVNPQIFQKSFARKNLSYSVFDLENKGPKMLEILTNVKGSAIVYVRSRKETENVAKFLYQKGISSDFYHAGLAPDVRQKKQEEWIKNIRRVMVCTNAFGMGIDKPDVRIVIHLDLPDSLESYYQEAGRAGRDERNAYAILLYNATDVFNLERSEKLRNPSLEYVERIYQALANYYKLATGSSEWQSFDFDLKAFSYQYNLQAMEVYHTIKKLQEMGLLLLSENSSRGSSLTINVSNKEIYKFVIANARYDALFKALLRLYGGELYLDFMTISEFELAKVSQDSKSEVIKKLNFLSQNGMVIYDPLKTKPQLTYLMPRQEQSALKRYYRLTEPRQEVIKQKTQAMVAYTQNRTGCRTRIFQEYFDEVVYLNCGVCDVCIKAKKEEGFEVEIEKAQRAILHALETKKRQTLAALKQSSGQHNDFVLTEAIRGLMDDGIVYLNSDDLIEMVPR; via the coding sequence TTGGCTACTCCACACGACATACTCAAACAATACTGGGGTTACGAGGATTTTCGTCCCATGCAGCTGGACATCATCGAGTCTGTGTTGGCGGGCAAGGACACCTTGGCTCTCTTGCCAACTGGAGGAGGTAAATCCATTTGTTTTCAGGTGCCAGCATTGATGTTGGAAGGTGTATGTTTGGTGATTTCTCCATTGGTCGCTCTGATGAATGATCAAGTCTATCAATTGAAAAAACGTGGAATCAAAGCTGCCGCGTTGTATTCAGGCTTGCCCAATCGCGAAATTGATGTATTGCTAGACAATTGCGTGCAGGGTCAGGTGAAGTTTCTCTATGTAGCGCCAGAGCGATTGACTTCAGATCTCTTTGTCGCTCGGGTTAAGCAAATGAATGTGAGCCTATTGGCGGTGGATGAGGCGCATTGCATCTCGCAGTGGGGCTATGACTTTCGCCCATCTTATGCAGACATTGCTCAGGTGTATGACATCCTCCCAGCCGTCAAGAAGATTGCGTTGACTGCTACTGCGACCAAGGATGTCAAGCAGGATATCTGTGAAAAGCTAAGCTTTGTCAATCCACAGATTTTCCAAAAGAGCTTTGCACGTAAGAATTTATCCTACTCGGTGTTTGATCTGGAGAACAAAGGACCAAAAATGCTGGAGATTCTAACCAATGTCAAAGGCAGTGCCATCGTCTATGTGAGGAGCCGCAAGGAAACGGAAAATGTAGCCAAATTTCTCTACCAAAAGGGAATCTCATCGGACTTTTACCACGCAGGGCTAGCGCCAGATGTGAGGCAAAAGAAGCAAGAGGAGTGGATCAAAAACATCAGGAGGGTGATGGTCTGTACCAATGCCTTCGGGATGGGGATCGACAAGCCTGATGTGCGGATCGTGATTCATTTGGATCTCCCAGATTCTTTGGAGTCCTACTATCAGGAAGCGGGACGTGCGGGTCGTGATGAGCGAAATGCCTATGCGATCTTGCTGTACAACGCCACAGATGTATTCAACCTGGAGCGAAGTGAGAAACTGAGGAATCCTTCCCTAGAATATGTCGAGCGGATCTACCAAGCGCTTGCCAATTATTACAAATTGGCCACTGGCAGTAGCGAATGGCAGAGTTTTGATTTTGATCTCAAGGCGTTTTCCTATCAGTACAACCTCCAAGCCATGGAGGTGTATCATACCATCAAAAAATTGCAGGAGATGGGGCTGCTCTTGCTCAGCGAAAACTCCTCACGTGGCAGCAGTCTGACGATCAACGTGTCCAACAAGGAGATCTACAAGTTCGTGATTGCCAATGCCCGCTACGATGCTTTGTTCAAAGCCCTATTGCGCCTGTATGGAGGGGAGTTGTATTTGGACTTCATGACGATCTCTGAGTTCGAGTTGGCCAAGGTGAGTCAGGATTCTAAGAGTGAGGTGATCAAGAAGCTGAATTTTCTGTCCCAAAATGGAATGGTAATCTACGATCCGTTGAAGACCAAACCACAGTTGACCTACTTGATGCCTCGACAGGAGCAGTCTGCATTGAAGCGATACTATCGACTCACCGAACCCCGACAGGAGGTAATCAAACAGAAAACACAGGCCATGGTCGCCTACACCCAAAACAGAACAGGCTGTCGCACGAGGATATTCCAAGAGTATTTTGACGAAGTAGTATATCTCAACTGCGGTGTCTGCGATGTCTGCATCAAAGCCAAGAAGGAGGAGGGGTTTGAGGTGGAGATTGAAAAAGCCCAACGAGCCATTCTCCATGCACTAGAAACCAAAAAAAGACAAACTCTGGCAGCACTCAAACAATCATCAGGACAGCACAATGACTTTGTACTCACCGAGGCGATTAGAGGCTTGATGGATGACGGGATCGTCTATTTGAATAGCGATGATCTGATCGAGATGGTTCCGAGGTAA
- a CDS encoding NAD(P)-dependent oxidoreductase has translation MKKILIIDDMHDSITAMLHKIGFEADYQPFVTREQIMEAPDLYVGMIVRSKTTIDAELLSTKPSVKFIGRAGAGIDQLEVSYIHEHGIQILNAPEGNRDALGEHVLGMLLSLSNNLVRANREVKSYIWDREGNRGFELSGKTIALLGYGHMGSAVAEKLAGFGCRVIAYDISKTNFTDLYVEEVSMEDIFEQADIFSLHVPLTDHTRNLVDADYLQQFKKNIVLINAARGEVVVTKDLLQAMQSGKVTHAGLDVLENEKFTKLTAEQKQTYDALFAMDRVLVSPHVGGWSYESYQNINRVLVDKIAKLDL, from the coding sequence ATGAAAAAAATTCTCATCATTGATGACATGCATGACAGCATCACTGCCATGCTCCACAAGATTGGTTTTGAAGCAGATTATCAACCCTTCGTGACACGCGAGCAAATCATGGAGGCTCCCGATCTATACGTAGGCATGATCGTGAGGAGTAAAACCACCATTGATGCGGAGTTGCTGTCAACCAAGCCGAGTGTCAAATTTATAGGCAGAGCTGGAGCGGGTATCGATCAGTTGGAGGTAAGCTATATTCATGAGCACGGGATTCAAATCCTCAATGCTCCTGAAGGAAACCGTGATGCCCTTGGTGAGCATGTACTCGGGATGTTGCTGAGTTTGTCCAACAACCTGGTACGTGCCAATCGGGAGGTGAAAAGCTACATCTGGGACCGAGAAGGCAACAGAGGTTTTGAGTTGAGTGGCAAAACCATTGCGCTGTTGGGATATGGACACATGGGCAGTGCGGTGGCGGAGAAGTTGGCTGGTTTTGGCTGTCGCGTGATCGCTTACGACATCAGCAAGACCAATTTTACAGACCTGTATGTAGAGGAGGTTAGCATGGAGGATATTTTTGAGCAGGCAGATATATTCAGTTTGCATGTCCCGCTCACTGATCATACACGAAATCTCGTAGATGCAGATTACTTGCAGCAATTCAAAAAGAACATAGTACTGATCAATGCTGCCAGAGGAGAAGTGGTGGTGACCAAAGACCTGTTGCAGGCAATGCAATCTGGCAAAGTCACCCATGCAGGATTGGATGTGTTGGAGAACGAAAAATTTACCAAACTCACGGCCGAACAAAAGCAGACCTATGATGCTTTGTTTGCCATGGATCGAGTGTTGGTGTCACCACATGTGGGTGGTTGGTCCTATGAGTCTTATCAGAATATCAACCGAGTCCTTGTAGATAAGATCGCTAAACTCGATCTTTAG